One genomic window of Chelonoidis abingdonii isolate Lonesome George chromosome 5, CheloAbing_2.0, whole genome shotgun sequence includes the following:
- the OTUD4 gene encoding OTU domain-containing protein 4 isoform X3: MWAPHSYLYPLHQAYLASCRMYPKVSVPVYPHNPWFQEAPPTQNENETAQTNRHFPMQNEARSDDQNLEADSRSPSLPLIISTAQVSESQGQVCVESENPVQALQSDQDESVRGKNMFLHPPFGHNQFLGAVPITPPFFPHFWYGYSFQGFMENSVVRPNVMSPEDKGAAVSPSANIYLAKECSSPVPVASCVEHLQKVETESNSNAIPLPMASLSSECDVLNETSTRVPKMEQIRTAVSPAKQAKAALQNRSTQMQGIERQTVVSHASPSVTELPKSEMKSNIPGHKEKPEKARDSKATDNLQANLVESRAHRTREESSEDENEVSDMLRSGRSKQFYNQTYGGGRRPRNEWGYPSSRGGYQYPRNEEAWKGPPNRSRDEGYQYHRNFRGRPYRNDRRRAIMGDNQRGHLA; this comes from the coding sequence ATGTGGGCGCCACATTCTTATTTGTACCCTCTGCATCAGGCTTATCTAGCTTCTTGTAGAATGTACCCAAAAGTTTCTGTTCCTGTATATCCTCACAACCCTTGGTTCCAAGAGGCACCACCAACccagaatgaaaatgaaactgCACAAACAAACAGACACTTTCCTATGCAGAATGAGGCCAGATCTGATGATCAGAATCTGGAAGCTGACAGTAGGTCTCCATCATTGCCTCTGATTATATCTACAGCTCAGGTGTCagaaagtcaaggacaggtctgTGTAGAATCTGAGAACCCAGTGCAAGCTCTTCAGTCCGATCAAGATGAGTCAGTGAGAGGAAAAAACATGTTCCTGCACCCACCATTTGGACACAATCAATTTTTAGGAGCTGTTCCAATAACACCTCCTTTTTTCCCTCACTTTTGGTATGGGTACTCTTTTCAGGGTTTTATGGAAAATTCAGTAGTGAGACCTAATGTTATGTCACCTGAGGACAAAGGGGCTGCTGTTAGTCCCTCAGCAAATATATATCTGGCCAAAGAATGCAGTTCTCCAGTTCCAGTAGCAAGCTGTGTGGAGCATCTTCAGAAGGTAGAGACTGAAAGTAACTCCAATGCCATACCTCTCCCTATGGCTAGTTTGAGCAGCGAATGTGATGTTCTGAATGAAACCTCAACCAGAGTGCCTAAGATGGAGCAAATACGTACTGCTGTTTCTCCTGCAAAACAGGCGAAGGCTGCACTACAAAATCGTTCTACACAGATGCAGGGGATCGAGCGGCAGACAGTGGTGTCACATGCTTCACCATCAGTAACAGAGCTACcaaaaagtgaaatgaaaagtAATATTCCTGGTCATAAGGAAAAGCCAGAGAAAGCCAGAGATTCCAAGGCTACTGATAATTTACAGGCCAACTTGGTAGAAAGCAGGGCACACAGAACAAGGGAAGAGAGCTCTGAAGATGAAAATGAGGTGTCTGATATGCTGAGAAGTGGTAGATCCAAGCAATTTTATAATCAGACTTATGGCGGTGGCAGAAGGCCAAGAAATGAATGGGGCTACCCATCTAGTAGGGGAGGATACCAGTACCCAAGAAACGAAGAAGCTTGGAAAGGACCACCCAACAGAAGCAGAGATGAAGGTTACCAGTATCACCGGAATTTTAGAGGGAGGCCATATAGAAATGATAGAAGAAGGGCAATCATGGGAGATAATCAGAGGGGGCATCTAGCATAA